GAAGGGTAGAAACGTAGATCCAATGTTATCTTGTTATCCCACTAGTAGTGGTATTTGTGCCATGATGGTAGATAAAATCTCTGGGGATTTGAGGGGAGGGAGTGCTTTATTTGTGGAAGGAGATCAAGGGATGACAAAGGTGATTAATTTCCTGAGCCCCTACTTTGTGTGTGAGGCTGGGCTGCTGTGAAGGCTCTGATTCCAAATCAGGGGGTGAGCACCTGCCCTTTTTTTGCTACagcttcattcactcattcctgATAATGAGCAAAATAGGTAAGAAGACATGAGATTGCAAAGGTATGATTCCTTACCCTGACAGCCCAGAGCTGGTGAAAGACCAAGATGCTTTATTGCACCCAGTTTGCTCCAGTAAGCAGGATCAATTTTGCCCTTTATAAATAACTCAAATTCTTTCCTTCATGAATTCACTTGTGTGTACCTCACAAATCCTTTTCAGAAAACCATTCCAGACTTTTCTCCAAGAAGTTTCATAGACCTTGTGTAGCTCTATTTCTATTATCTGTCCTCTGTATCTGCATAAGGGTTTTGTTATTGTAATACCAATACCATTAGATAGGAACCATTGGTACCATGACCATAAGTGCAGGGTACGCTTTACTGGGACTAAATACCCTTGGTCAGGCTCCTGCTGTGTTCTTGACTTCATTTTTGTGCTCCAAGAATGCATAACTTGTATAATTACCCTCTCCATTTGTTTGGTCTGCTCCTCTATAGTCTActccatttttgttttacttgaaTTTACAACTCATTTTATTCTACTAAAGAAACCTGATGCCTCTTCTCCTATAGATTTCCCCTCAAATTAATACTGTACTTCAACAAACTTAATTCTTCCAACAATTTTATAAAGCAGGTATACGTGGGAAAGAAAAGGGTTTCCCTCAATTTGTATTATTTGGGTAGCtgtgccaaggcttggggcttgcaacctctgaagccacagcccgagctctacattggccactttcagccatggctggagtggctggaatgcagggcaccaagtccctaggctgcacacagcacgagAACTCTGGGTCCGGCCCACGAAACCatcttttcctcctaggcctctgtgcCTGGGATGGAAGGGGCTGTCATGAAGACCTCCAACGTTCCCtgaagatattttccccattatcttgggGATAAACATTCGGCTCCTCATTAATTATGCAAATCTCTGCaggtggcttgaatttctcctcagaaaatgggattttcttttctattgcatagttaggctgcaaatttttacaacttttatgctgtgtttcccttttaaaattgaatgcctttaacagtacccaagtcacctcttgaatgctttgttgcttagaaatttcttccatcggctgggcacagtggctcacacctgtaatcccagcactttgggaggccaaggtgggtggatcacgaggtcaggagatcgagaccatcctggacaacatgctgaaaccctgtctctactaaaaatacaaaaaattagccaggcatggtggtgggcgtctgtagtcccagctacttgggaggctgaggcaggagaatggcgtgaacccaggaggcggagcttgcagtgagccaagatcacaccactgccctccagcctgggctacagagcaagactccgtctcaaaaaaaaaagaaatttctttcatcagataccctaaatcatctctctcaagctcaaagttccaccaatctctagggcagaggcaaaatgccacgagtctctttgctaaaacataagagtcacctttgctccaattcccaacaagttcatctccatctgagaccacctcagcctggatttcattgtccatatcattatcagaattttgatcaaagccattcaacaagtctctagggagtcccaagctttcccacattttcctatcttcttctgagtcctccaaactgttccaacctctgcttgttacccagttctaaagtagcttccacatttttgggtatattttcagcaatgccccactctataggtactaatttattgtattctgttttcatgctgctgataaagacacgcctgagactgggcaatttacaaaagaaagaggtttaattggacttacagttccacgtggctggggaagcctcacaatcatggcagaaggcaaggaggagcaagtcatgtcttacatggatggcagcaggcaaagagagagagagcttgtgcagcgGAATTCCTcttttcaaaaccatcagatctcatgagacttattcactatcatgagaacagcatgggaaaaacttgcccccatgattcacttacctcccactgggtccctcccgaaacatgtgggaattcaagatgagatttgggtggggtcacagccaaaccatatcagcatggtagtactaagagacaccctaagGGATCTTCTGTATTCCAGAGTTACTGTTCtctacctccattgtggagtagcaGTCCAATTTCCCCTTGGCAGTCTGGATTAGTCACCCTAGGCAATATCATAACTTCCTTCTTGGTCTGTTGACTCAGAGGCATGAGGAGCCCAAAGTAGCTGGATTGCAATCTTCACTTTCAGGTCAATGAAATCATTGTTTTATCTCTTGGTGGAAGTATCCTTCCCTCTGGAACTAAGGCCTCTAAGTCAACAGAGCATAAAGtcacaggaacagaaagtaaaaattttgctagtgggtcactaggggtAATGTGGAGTGGTGCCATTCccatttccaccccttgattcctagACCTATATATTTTGCCAATAAGAAAATCTATCACATATTAGACACTGATTCAGAGCATCTATAACCTTCTTGAGAaccttgccccagccctgcaaggtACTGTCACTTAGCTGTCACTGTAACTGTATCTTCAAATGACCATCCCACCATTCTATcaagccagctgcttcaggatgttgaagaacatggtaagaccagtgaattccatgaacaTTAGGCCACTGACATACTTCTTTGGCTTGTGAAATGATTTTCTTGGTCAGTAGCAGTGCTTTGTGGAATACCATGACTGTGGATAAGGCATTCTATATGTCAGTGGTTGGTGGTTTTGGCAGAAGCATTACATGCAGGAAAGGCAAATCCATATCCACGCTGTCTATTCCACTAAGGACAAAATGCTGCCCCTTCCATGATGGAAGTGATCCAATGTAAttaacctgccaccaggtagctgacTGATAACCCCTGAGGATGGTGCCATATTGAGGACTCAgggttggtctctgctgctggcataTTGGGCACTTAGCAGTGGTCATACCCAGGAAGGCTTTTGTGAGTGGAGGTCCATGTTGTTGAGCCAATGCATATCCTCCATCCCTGACTGCATATTACAGAATTATCTGTAAACCATGCCTGAGTTTCTCTTCCTTTGTCAACTGATTGTAGGGTACTCCCCTGTGAGGCCATGGATGCAGGCTGGGAGAAAGAAGACAATATAACAGGAGTAGGAacgatgggcatttgggccacCTCTTCATGTAACATACTTATGCCTTCGGGACCTGCTCAAGGCTGATTACTTATATaccatttccatttgatgatggagtgCTGCTGTGCATGCCCAATTTTTACAGTTCAGTGGGTCAGATAACATGCAGTTCATGATAGACAGCTTAGTTTGCATGGGAACTTTGTGGCTCATGGTCAAGGGTTCAGTTTCTACTAAGGCCCAGTAGCAGGTGAAGagctgtttctcaaaaggagagCCATCTATGGATGATGGTAGGGCCTTGCTGTAAAATCCTAAAGGCTTGAGCTTCAATTCACATATAGGGTCCTTCCAAAGGCTCCAAACCGCATCCCTGTGTTCCACTGagacctcaagcaccattggatctgctggatcatatagCCCAAATGGCAGAGCAGTCTGTACAACAGCCTAGACCTGTTGGAGAGCCTTCTCCTATTCTGCACCCTACTCAAAACTAGTAGCTTTTTGGGTCACTTGGTACATGAGacgagtaacacacccaaatgagtaatatgttgcctccaaaatccaactaggtccactaggcattgtgccttcTTCTTGGTTGTAGGAGCGGCCAGAagcaagaatatatattttacctTAGAAGTAATATCTTACTATTCCCCACaacactggacccctagaaatttcagTGAGGTAGAAGGACCCAGAATTTTAGTTGATTTTATTTCCCACCCTCTCACATGCAAATGTCTTAATAAGTCCAGAGTAGTTGCTACTTCTTCTTCattggatccaatcagcataacaTTATTAATGAAATGGAACAATGTGATACCTTGTGAAAGGGAAAGGCAATCAAGATCTTTGTGAACCAAATTGTGATACAGTGCTGGAGGGTTGATATAATCCTGATGTAGGACAGTGAAGGTGTACTGCTGGCCTTACCAGCTGAAAGAAAACTGTGATACAGTGCTGGAGGGTTGATATAATCCTGATGTAGGACAGTGAAGGTGTATTGCTGGCCTTACCAGCTGAAAGCAAACTGTTTATGGTTGGTTTTATGGACAGGTGtgaagaaaaaggcatttgccagatTAATAGCTGCATACAGCTCCCaagagatgtgttaatttgctcaagcaataaaACCACATGTGGTACAGTAGCTGAATTAGAGTCACTACTTGGTTAAAGTATAGCAATCTGCTGTCATTCCTCAAGAATAAACCAAACCAGGATATTAACCATTGATCTAGCAACAATGTGGGGTCAGACATAGCTTTGATTTGTTGGTACATGTCTTGCAGGGCTATCAAGACATTTCCCAAATTATCTGGGATGTATGCACAGCATTTAGTCTTAATTATTATGCCCTTTCCCCACTGTCAGTTGTACTTGGAGGTCCTGTGGGGATATGATGACAGGTtggctaaatatatatttaatatatgtgtgcatgtgtctttataacagagccatttatattcctttgggtatataaccagtaatgggactgctgggtcaaatggtatttctgcctctaggtctttgagaaattgccacattgGTTGAACTCATTTAAACTCCCATCAACGGTAtaaaagtattcctttttctccacaaccttgccagcatctgttgttgttTGACTTTaaaatagtagccattctaactggtgtgagatggtatctcattgtggttttgatatgcatttctctaatgatcagtgatgttgagttttttttttatatgtgtgCTGGccacatttatgtcttctttcaagaagtgtctgttcatgtcctttgcctactttttagtggggttgtttatttttttctaaatttgtttaagttccttatagatgctggatattagacctttgtcagatgcaccaATTgccaaaaatcttctcccattccataggttgtctgtttactctgtggataatttctttttctaggaagaagctctttaattagatcccatttgtcaaattttgtttctgtttcaagTGCTATTGCCATCTTCGTCATCAAATCTTTGACCATGtttatgtcctaaatggtattgcctaggttttcttacagggtttttatagtttgaggatttacatttaagtctttaattcatcttgagttcattttatatatggtgtaaggaaggggttcagtttcaattttctgcatatggctagccagttctcccagcacaatttattaaataaggaatcctttccccctgGCTTGTTTTTGtcgtttgttgaagatcagatggttgtagatgtgtggtcctatttctgggctctttattctgtaccattggtctatgtgtctgttcttgtaccaataccatgctctCTTGGTTGCTGTAtccttatagtgtagtttgaaggcgggtagtgtgatgcctccagctttgttctttttgcttaggattgtcttggctttttgggctcttttttgattccataggcaatttaaaatagtgtttcctaattctgtgaagaatgtcaaaggtagtttaatgggaataacactgaatctatacattgctttgggcagtatgactaTATGCATGctattgattcctcctatccgtgagcatggaatgtgtttctatttgtttgtgtctttctctgatttctttgagcagtggtttatagttttccttgaagaggtccttcattcCCTTGTTagctattcctaggtattttattccttttgtggcagttgtgaatgaaAGTTCATTCAAGGTTTAGCTCTCTCAGTTTgcctgttgttggtatataggaaggatagcaatttttgcacattgattttgtataccgaagttgcttattagtttaagaagcttttgagctgagatgagggaggtttcttttcttaaaacactcaacttccttattattattattgtactttaagttctggggtacatgtgcagaacatgcagttttgttacataggtatacacgtgccataaTTGTTTGCTCTACCTATCAACCCGTTATCTACATTAgctatttctcttaatgctatccctcccctagccccccaccccctgacaggtcctgatgtgtgatgttcccctccctgtgtccatgtgttctcgttcttcaactgccacttatgagtgagaacatgcggtgtttggttttctcttcttgccttagtttgctgagaatgatggtttccagcttcatccatgtccctgcaaaggacatgaactcatcgttttttatggctgcatagtattccatggtgtatatgtgccatatttgctttatccagtctaacattgatgggcatttgggttggttccaagtctttgctattgtgaacagtgccgcaataaacatacatgtgcatgtgtcttcatagtagcatgatttataatcctttgggtatatacccagtaatgggattgctgggtctggttctagatccttgaggaattgccatactgtcttccaaaatggttgaactaatttacactcccaccaacaatgtaaaagtgttcctatttctccacatcttctccagcatctgttgcttcctgacttttcaatgatcacCATTGTAACtgccatgagatggtatctcattgtggttttgatttgcatttctctaatgaccagtgatgatgaactttctttcatatatttgttggctacataaatgttttcttttgagaactgtctgttcatatccttcacccactttttgatggggtttttttttcttgtaaatttaagttctttgtagattctggatattagccctttttccagatggatagattgcaaagattttctaccatagattgcaaagattttctaccattctgtaggttgcctgttcactctgatgatagtttcttttgctgtgcagaagttctttaattagatcccatttgtcagttttggcttttgttgccattgcttttggtgttttagtcatgaaggctttgcccatgcctatgtcctgaatggtattgcctaggttttctcctagtgtttttatggttttaggtcttacgtttaagtctgtgatccatcttgagttaatttttgtataaggtgtaaggaaggggttcagtttcagttttctgcatatggctagcctgttttcccaacaccatttattaaacagggaatcctttccccattgcttgtttttgtcaggtttatcaaagatcagatggttgtagatgtgtggtgttatttctgaggcctctgttttgttccattggtctatatatctgttttggtaccagtagtatgctgttttggttactgtagccttgtagtataggttGAAGCCAGAGAGCATGatgccttcagttttgttctttttgctgaggattgtcttggctaaacgagctgttttttggttccctatgaaatttaaagtagttttttttttccaattctgtgaagaaagtcagtggtagcttgatgggaatagcattcaatctataaattactttgggcagtatgatcattttaatgacattgatttcttcccatccatgagcatggaatgtttttccatttgtttgtgtcctctcttattttcttgagtggtggtttgtagttctccttgaagcagTCCTTCAgatcccttgtaagttttattcctagttattttattctctttgtagcaattgtgaatgggagttcactcatgatttggctctctctttgtctattatttgtgtataggaatgcttgtgattctgcacattgattttgtatactgagactttgctgaagttgcttatcagcttaaggagatttgagctgagacaatggggttttctaaatatacaatcatgtcatctgcaaaaagagacaatttgacttcctctttttctatttgaataccgtttatttctttctcttgcctaattgccctggcccaaacttccaatactgtgttgaataggagtggtgagagagggcatccttgtcttgtgccagttttcaaagggaatgcttccagtttttgctcattcagtatgatattggctgtgggtttgtcataaataactcttattgttttgagatacgttccatcaataactagtttattgagagtttttagcatgaagggctgttgaattttgtcgaaggccttttctgcatctattgagataatcatgtggtttttgtcatgggttctgtttatgtgatggattacatttattgatttgcatatgttgaatcagccttgcatcccagggatgaagccaacttgatcattgtggataagctttctgatgtgctgctggattcggtttgtgaatatttttttgaggattttcgcatcaatgttatcatggatattggcctgaaattttctttttttgctgtgtttctgccagggtttggtatcaggatgatgctggcctgataaaatgagttagggaggagtccccctttttctattgtttggaatagtgtcataaggattggtaccagctcctgtttgtaactctggtagaattaggctgtgaatctgtctggtcctgggcttcttttggttggtaggctattaattactccctcaatttcagaacttgttattggtctattcagggatttgacttcttcctggtgtaGACTTGGGAgactgtatgtgtccaggaaattgtccatttcttcttgattttctagttaatttgcataggggtgtttatagtattctttgatggtagtttgtatttctgtgggatcagtggtgatatcccctttatcattttttattgcatctatttgattcttctctctcttcttctttattagtctggctagcagtctatctattttgttaatctttacaaaaaactggctcctggattcattgatttttatgagggatttttttatgtctctgtcttcttcagttctgatctgatcttagttatttcttgtcttctgctagcttttgaatacatttgctcttgcctctctagttcttttgtgatgttagggtgttgattttagatctttcctgctttctcctgtgggcatttagtgctaaatttccctctacacactgctttaaatgtgtcccagagattctggtacattgtgtctttgttctcattggtttcaaataacatctttatttctgccttaattttgttatttacccagtagtcattcaggagcagttgttcagtttccatgtagttgtgcagttttgagtgagttttttttttttttttttttttttccaggcaccAAGATTTTTATTTACCCACCTTCCTGCTTTCTTTTAACATTATAGGCcaaattattctctttttgaCCCAGGGTTGTGAAAGGAACCATCTGGTTATAAAGTGGTGGCAGATTTCACGAAATCTGCCTGCATTCATGTTTTTCTGGCCCCTCTCAACCCCTAGCTGTCACTTCTCTGTTCTTTCTCAGTTGCCCCTTAACAGTCTATTCTAACCCCTGTAAAACAGGGACTAAAAGTACTAACCTCATTGTAATGAGGTTTAAGAGAAGGCCCAGCACTAAGCCAGGCTCTCAGGAAAATTCAAACAACAGTTCCTCTTTGCCCTTCAATATAGCCCCTTCTCATCTGTCATGGGCTGAAGAACCACTGGACCTGTAAACCAAGCACACAGGTATAAGTCCACAGACCAGGTGAAGGCCTAGATGGCAAAACACATGGGCTTTGTGACTCCACTACTGACTTCCAGGCTAAGGAAGGACTGACTTAGTGAGCTGTTCCAAGACCACTGAGCTCATGGTTCCCTGTGGCTGGGACCTCCATCATGACTGGGGCTTGAGGAGGGGCCTCTGTTCCCGCTGCCACATTTGGAACAGTATGACGGCTGCAGCAGAGGCCAAAAACTAAGTGATCAGCCCCAGAGAGTCGATGGGGGACACTGACAAACCAATCACAAAGTTGGTGCCATTAGCTCTTAGGGaggagaggtggggcctgggcaaGGACAGCAGCTGGAGGGTGAAACGCAGACCTGGCTCTCAGTAGCGGTAGTGATCCGGCTTGAAGGGGCCATCACAGGACATGCCCAGGTACTGGGCTTGCTTCTCAGTTAGCTTGGTCAACTTCACATTCAGCTTGCCCAGGTGGGCTTCAGCCACTGCCTCATCCAGCTTCTTGGGCAGGAAATGAACCCCAACGGGGTACTTGTCTGGATGGGTCCACAGCTCGATCTGCGCCATCACCTGGTTGGTGAAGGAGTTACTCATCACGAAGCTGGGGTGGCCCATGGCACAACCCAGGTTGACCAGCCGACCCTCGGCCAGCAGGATGATGCGGCGCCCATTCTTCAACCGATACCGGTCCACCTGCGGCTTGATGTTCACCTTCTCCACAGCATTCTCGTTGAGCCACTTGACATCGATCTCCACGTCAAAGTGTCCAATGTTACACACAATGGCATCATCCTTCATCTGCTCAAAGTGCCGGCCAAGGATGATGTCAATACAGCCTGTGGTGGTGACAAAGATGTTGCCCTCCTGACAGGCCTCATCCATGGTGGTCACCTCATAGCCCTCCATGGCAGCCTGCAGTGCGTTGATGGGGTCAATCTCGGTGATGATGACGCGGGCTCCGAAACCCCGCAGGGCCTGGGCACAGCCCTTGCCCACATCACCATAGCCTGCTACCACCGCTACCTTGCCGGCAATCATCACATCTGTGGCCCGCTTGATGCCATCTATGAGGGACTCCCGGCAGCCATAGAGGTTGTCAAACTTGCTCTTGGTGACGGAGTCATTGACATTGATGGCAGGCACCTTGAGGATCCCATTGGCCATCATCTTGTAGAGGTTGTGGACCCCAGTCGTGGTCTCCTCAGAGATGCCTCGGATGCCTGGCAGAAGCTGCGGGTACTTGGTGTGGATGAGGTTGGTGAGGTCGCCCCCATCATCCAGAATCATGTTGAGGGGCCCGTCCTTGAAGTACAGGGTCTGCTCAATGCACCACAGGTACTCCTCGTCCGTTTCGCCCTTCCAGGCATACACCGGAATGCCAGCCTTGGCAATGGCAGCCGCCGCATGGTCCTGGGTGGAGAAGATGTTGCAGCTGGACCACTGCACCTCAGCACCCAGGGTGACGAGGGTCTCAATGAGGACGGCCGTCTCCACGGTCATGTGCAGGCAGCCAGCGATGCGGGCGCCCTTCAGTGGCTTGGAGGCCGAGTACCGCTCCCGCATACGCATCAAGCCCAGCATCTCGTTCTCAGCAATGTCCAGGGCCTTGCGTCCCCAGGCAGCCAGGCCGATGTCGGCGACTTTGTAGGGCAGTTTGTCAGACATGCTGGCGGCACTC
This DNA window, taken from Pan paniscus chromosome 5, NHGRI_mPanPan1-v2.0_pri, whole genome shotgun sequence, encodes the following:
- the LOC134730609 gene encoding adenosylhomocysteinase-like, which encodes MSDKLPYKVADIGLAAWGRKALDIAENEMLGLMRMRERYSASKPLKGARIAGCLHMTVETAVLIETLVTLGAEVQWSSCNIFSTQDHAAAAIAKAGIPVYAWKGETDEEYLWCIEQTLYFKDGPLNMILDDGGDLTNLIHTKYPQLLPGIRGISEETTTGVHNLYKMMANGILKVPAINVNDSVTKSKFDNLYGCRESLIDGIKRATDVMIAGKVAVVAGYGDVGKGCAQALRGFGARVIITEIDPINALQAAMEGYEVTTMDEACQEGNIFVTTTGCIDIILGRHFEQMKDDAIVCNIGHFDVEIDVKWLNENAVEKVNIKPQVDRYRLKNGRRIILLAEGRLVNLGCAMGHPSFVMSNSFTNQVMAQIELWTHPDKYPVGVHFLPKKLDEAVAEAHLGKLNVKLTKLTEKQAQYLGMSCDGPFKPDHYRY